The Duganella sp. BuS-21 sequence ATTGGCTGATCAGGGAATCCGGCAGTACGCGGATGAAAGCCGAGATGGAAGTCGGCGCAGTGCACGCGTCGATGCTGGTAGCCGCAAGCTTCCCGGGCAGGGTCACAGGGCGCATTCTGCCGGTCGACGTGCCTGGCAAGGAAAGCCGGGTCTATCGCGAGCCTCTGGGGGTGGTCGGGGTGATCAGTCCCTGGAACTGGCCGATGCACCTGTCCAACCGCTCGATCGGCCCCGCACTTGCCCTGGGCAATGCAGTCGTGCTCAAGCCGGCAGACGATACGCCCGTCACAGGCGGGCTGCTGCTGGCCAGTATCTACGAAGCTGCGGGCTTGCCGCCGGGCTTGCTCAACGTGGTCATCGGTGAAATCCCGGATATCGGCGACGCGTTCACGCTTCACCCGGTGCCGAAGTTCATTTCCTTTACCGGATCGACCCGGGTAGGGCGCCACATCGGGATGCTCGCAATGACCGGCCCCACGCTTAAGCGCCTCGGCCTGGAGTTGGGCGGCAACGCACCTCTGGTCGTGCTCGATGACGCCGATGTCGAGCGTGCTGCGCACGCCGCTGTCGTCGGCCGTTTCCTCCACCAGGGCCAGATATGCATGAGCACGAACCGGATCATCGTCGATGAGAAGGTGCACGACAGCTTCGTCGACGCCTTCCTCAAGCGCGTACGAATGTTGAAAGCAGGGGATCCGAACGATCCGGACACGGTGATCGGGCCACTGATCAACAGGCGCCAGCTGCAGTTTGCGCAGGAGCGTATCGAAGCGGCGAGGGCGGCCGGGCAGCGCCAGGTATTCGGCGCACCCGCGCAGGGACAGGTCCTGCCGCCGCAGGTGTTCGTCGACGTACCCAACGATTCAGAGCTGGCCCAGGCGGAGCACTTTGCTCCGATTGCGCCGGTCATCAAGGCGGCCGACGAAGAGCAGGCGCTGCTGTTCGCAAACCAGACCGAATTCGGCCTGTCGAGCGCAGTGTTCACGAAAGATGAGGCGCGGGGCGTGCGCTTCGCACGGCGGATCGAGGCGGGCATGACGCATGTGAATGACATTACGCCCAACGACGATCCGAACAACATGTTCGGGGGTGAGAAAAACAGCGGGCTTGGGCGGTTCAATAGTGACTGGATCATTGCCGAACTGACGACCGATCACTGGGTTTCGGTCCAGCATGGCCCGCGTCCCTACCCGTTCTGAGAACTTGCCCGCCAGGCATTACCAAGATTTGATGCGCCACGCTATAACTATACGAATACGTACATTTATGTTGAAAATCGAACCGTGCCCGCGCATAATTGTACGGACGCGTTCACTTACGAACGCGTTGGCGTTTCCGTTGGAAGCGCTACTGACTATCTGAACCAACCCGGAGATCATCAATGAGCACGCAACCAAACAAGTGGATCCAGGCCGAGATCGAATCGCTCGACCCTCACAAGGATTACGTCCGTATCTGGCAACTGGGCAGCTGCTATGGCGCTGACGACTTCATGCAAAATCTTATCTACGCCCTGACGTTTCCTAACTTCGTTGTCACCGAATGGGGTTCGACGGCGGTCTGGCGCGAGGACGGAGGCAAGGTCGTCGAGCGCGCCAACTCCCGCGTCGAGCAGACGCAAAATGCGAATGCACTCTGGTGGTGGTACGGTCCGCACGACGAGCGCACCCGGAAATCCGTGGACGGCATCAATAAGCTGCATGCTTACTGGGCCGGCAAGTATCCGGGCACGTTTTCCTATAATGAGGACTACATTTATGTCTGCGCCTTTACTGCGGTGACGATGCATCGCCTGCGCTTGCGCATGGGGCTGCCCGGCATCTCCGAGAAGGAACAGATCGCCGCACACAAGTTCTGGGGAGAAATGTCGAAGTTGTTCACGGCCGAAGGCGGCGTTGCCTTGCATGGCTACCCGGAGAGCTTCGACGGCCTGATTCAGTTTTGTGAAACAGTGGAGGCGACGCCGCGACCGAAGCCGGAGCGCGGTAATCTGATCGCCTCGGCGATCTACGAGCAATTCGTCGTCCGCTTCTTCCCAAAGCAGATGCACTGGCTGGGTCATCAACTGCTGCGCAGTTTGTCGCTGCCTACGACGCTCGAAACGATGCAAATCGATCCGCCGCTCCCAATGGCTGCGGACGTGCTACCCAAGCTCATGGGTCTGGTGTTCTGGCATCAGGCAACGTTTGAGGACGATCCGTCGCGCAGCTACGTAGAAGAGCGCGAGGCCATGGATGCCGGGCAGCGCCAGGCCGTGCGCGAAAGCATCCACGAACGCGACAAGGCGTTTCCGGCCCACTTTGCGGCAACGTACAAGGACGATGCCCGGTTTGCCGGCTGTCCGTTCCATGCCGCGCTCAAGCGCTACGACTCGCATGAAACTTCGACCGTACCAGAGGATGTGCAGCGCATCGAGGCCGTTGTTGCCGGAAATGTTGGGGTTGCAAACTAAGATAAGCTTGCTGGAAAAACTAGATATATGGTGATTTCTAGCTGGCGCTTCTAGACGGGGCCCATGCCTCTGCCCTGTTGAGGACTGAGCTATAGACAGTCTGGGCCAAAGGTCTGGACCTAATGGCCAACGCTCGGCGATTCGGCTGGGACAAACACGTGCCTTCGACGGCTCTGGTGCAAATTATCGATGAGGACGCATGAATTCGCTCATGTTTCAGTGGAATTCATGCTGCCAGGGCAGCTGCCCAGATTGCAGGCGTGGTTTGCCCCTGAGTTGCCAGAGCACGCAAATCAAACTGCCCTTTGCGAATGCGATGTATAAGCTCGACGCCACGGATTGTGATCGCAGCGGAAGCGAAGCTTTTCAGGCCCAGCAGGGTACCAAGCCTGGACTTCACGTTGCGATGGTCTGGACTCCCTGGAATTGCTGGGAGAGCTACGTGAGGCGGAAGTCTCGGCCGAGACCATCGGCACCCTGTCGCGAGAGTTGAAGCATCTGGTCAAGAACCACGTTGGCGTCACCGTGCGCGTCACGCTTCTTGGCTCCGGAGGGGTGGAGCGGACCTCGACCGGCAAAGCAAAAAGGGTCCTGGACAGAAGGCACATTTGCTGAGGCCGCCGGCACTTTCGCAAGACCATCCGCTGTAGCGATCAGAGGGCCTACAAAACCTGTTTTACGTGCGCAATGCCCAACTCGTCATAAATCTCGTAGATCACTTCAAGCATGTTCACCAGTTCAGGTGGCCTCGCGGTCGATCCCGGCACTTGAGCTGTTGCCTCGATCCGAGCAACTTAAGTCGTGACGAGGCTAGCCCCAGACAGGTGAGCTTGGAATTATATGCGCGGTCAGTGTTGGATAAAATTGAGCCCGTTCAGTTTGTCTTCAATGAGTCCTACGCTGTCTTCTGTTCGGTTCGATAATCGCGAATAATACTTAAAGCCTTCTTATACTCCTCGTCATAAATCTCTGCCGACGAACGTCGCATATTTTCGATTACTTGACGGTGGACATCACCGCTAGTTTCGAACTCGATGGCACCGAAACGACCTGCAATTTCCTCGACCGAGGCCTTAACGCAACTGCTAAATTAACGCAGTCGTCGGCCTCCCATCTGTCGATAAGTTGTTGTGAAAAACCTTCATTCCGTCTTATTTTTGCCTGCCCCATTTCGATCCTTATCAAATCTTCGATTCAACAATCTCCCGGCCAAGATTCCATAGACCTTGATGTCTCAGACTTTAATTGTATGTCCCAGACTTTAATTGCATGTGCCAGACTTTAATTGTATGGAACAGCGGTACACCGCGTGAGAAAGAAATGCTAGCGGTCGCAGCCAAACAGTGTGGCAGTGCTACCCGTTAACGCAACTTCAACGGCGCATCCAGCGACTAATCACGCTACACTGCGAAAAAACCAAGCTGTGACTCTCCCAATGGGAAATAGTCACAGCTACGCTGGCTGCAGCCCCCTGAAGTTCTGGGTAAAATCGGTGCAAAAATCCGAATCTATGGGAATTGTCGAAAACATCCATAATTACGAGAAAATTGTCAATTTCATCCACTGGCCCCTCAAAAAATCCATTACTATTGTCAATTCAAGGCAGTTTGTGGCTTTTAGTGCTGCTTACTCCACCGTCACCGACTTGGCCAGATTGCGTGGCTTGTCGACATCGGTGCCGCGTGCCAGGGCCGAGTGGTAGGCCAGCAGTTGCAGCGAGACCACGTGCAGGATCGGCGACAGCAGGCCGTAGTGTTCCGGCAGGCGGATCACGTGCAGGCCTTCGCCCGAGGTGATGCGCGAGTCGACGTCGGCGAAGACGTACAGTTGGCCGCCGCGCGCGCGTACTTCCTGCATATTCGATTTCAGCTTTTCAATCAGCGCGTCGTTCGGGGCGATGGTGACGACCGGCATTTCGTCGGTCACCAGCGCCAGCGGGCCGTGCTTCAGCTCGCCCGCCGGATACGCTTCGGCGTGGATGTAGGAAATCTCTTTGAGCTTGAGCGCGCCTTCGAGCGCGATCGGGTAGTGCATGCCACGGCCCAGGAACAGGGCGTTTTCCTTGCGCGCGAAATCTTCCGCCCAGGCGATGATTTGCGGCTCCAGCGCCAGCACCGCCGATATCGCCACCGGCAGGTGGCGCATGGCTTTCAGGTGCTCGGCTTCTTGCTCGTCGCTCAGGCGGCCGTTGACTTGCGCCAGCGACAAGGTCAGCAGGAACAGCGCGGCCAGCTGGGTGGTGAAGGCCTTGGTCGAGGCCACGCCCACTTCCACGCCGGCACGGGTGATATAGGCCAGCTTGCATTCGCGCACCATGGCGCTGGTGGCGACGTTGCAAATGGTCAGCGTGTGCTCCATGCCCAGGCTGCGCGCGTGCTTCAAGGCCGCCAGGGTGTCGGCCGTTTCGCCGCTTTGCGAGATGGTCACCACCAGGGTGTTCGGGTGCGGCACGCTGTCGCGGTAGCGGTATTCGCTGGCGATTTCGACGTTGACAGGGATCTTGGCCACCGATTCGATCCAGTATTTGGCGGTCAGGCCCGAGTAATAGCTGGTGCCGCAGGCCAGGATCAGCACGCGGTCGATTTGCTTGAAGACGTTGTAGGCGCCGTCGCCGAACAGCTCGGGCATGATGCCGGTGACGCCTTCCAGGGTGTCGCCGATGACGCGCGGTTGTTCGAATATTTCTTTCTGCATATAGTGGCGATACGGGCCCAGCTCGGCCGCGCCGGTGTGTGCCTGCACGGTTTTCACTTCACGCTGAACCGGCTTGCCGTCGCTGTCGACGACCCATACGCGGCCCAGTTGCAGGTCGACCACGTCGCCTTCATCCAGATAGATGATCTGGTCGGTGGTGCCGGCCAGCGCCATCGCGTCCGAGGCGACGAAGTTTTCGCCCTGGCCCAGGCCGACGATCAGCGGCGAGCCCTGGCGCGCGGCGACCACGCGGTGCGGCTCTTCGCGGCTGAATACGGCGATGGCGTAGGCGCCGGTCAGGCGCTTGACGGCTTGCTGGACGGTGTCGAACAGGTCGCCGGTGTACATGTGGTCGACCAGGTGGGCGATGACTTCGGTGTCGGTCTGGCTCTGGAAGACGTAGCCCAGCGCGGTCAGTTCGGCGCGCAGTTCGTCGTGGTTTTCAATGATGCCGTTGTGCACCAGCGCGATGCGCGCCTGTTCGGTGGTCGGCGAGAAGTGCGGGTGGGCGTTGTGCGACGCCGGGGCGCCGTGCGTGGCCCAGCGGGTGTGGGCGATGCCGGTGAAACCTTGGAGGTGCGCTTCCTGGATCTGCTTTTCCAGATCGGCCACGCGCGAGGTACTGCGCGAGCGCTGCAACTGGCCATCCACGTGTAGGGCCACGCCGCAGGAGTCGTAGCCACGGTATTCCAGGCGCTTCAGGCCTTCCAGCAGGATGGGAGTGATATTGCGTTGCGCTACAGCGCCGACGATGCCGCACATAAGGAAACCTCTTCAGTTAATATAAAAACTATAGTAGAGCAGCCTCCATGAAATATGCTTTCTAACTTATATTGAATTTGGTATAAAATTTCACCATCCTCACTTAGTGAAATATTATTTCAAATTAATGACATGGATGAAATAGATCGTCGCATACTTAACGCGTTGCAAGTTGACGCATCGCAAACCAATGCGGAATTGGCGGCCGCCGTGCATGTTTCGCCGCCCACATGCTTGCGTCGCGTCAAATATCTGCGCGAGACGGGCGTGATCGAGCGTGAGGTCGCCATCGTGGCGCCGGAGAAGGTTGGACCCAGCCTGACGGCGGTGGTGGAAATTTCACTCGATGTCCAGGCCGTCGAACGCATGACCGAGTTTGAAGCCGTGGTGGCCGGCGAGGCAGCGGTGCTGCAATGC is a genomic window containing:
- a CDS encoding aldehyde dehydrogenase family protein, which encodes MNINTNFTGQYITGIWRDGRAHKALVDTNPYDGAVLATIALANADDLDEAYRAAQQAQRAWATALPADRAAVMLRAAGLVHANRTLLVNWLIRESGSTRMKAEMEVGAVHASMLVAASFPGRVTGRILPVDVPGKESRVYREPLGVVGVISPWNWPMHLSNRSIGPALALGNAVVLKPADDTPVTGGLLLASIYEAAGLPPGLLNVVIGEIPDIGDAFTLHPVPKFISFTGSTRVGRHIGMLAMTGPTLKRLGLELGGNAPLVVLDDADVERAAHAAVVGRFLHQGQICMSTNRIIVDEKVHDSFVDAFLKRVRMLKAGDPNDPDTVIGPLINRRQLQFAQERIEAARAAGQRQVFGAPAQGQVLPPQVFVDVPNDSELAQAEHFAPIAPVIKAADEEQALLFANQTEFGLSSAVFTKDEARGVRFARRIEAGMTHVNDITPNDDPNNMFGGEKNSGLGRFNSDWIIAELTTDHWVSVQHGPRPYPF
- the glmS gene encoding glutamine--fructose-6-phosphate transaminase (isomerizing), which codes for MCGIVGAVAQRNITPILLEGLKRLEYRGYDSCGVALHVDGQLQRSRSTSRVADLEKQIQEAHLQGFTGIAHTRWATHGAPASHNAHPHFSPTTEQARIALVHNGIIENHDELRAELTALGYVFQSQTDTEVIAHLVDHMYTGDLFDTVQQAVKRLTGAYAIAVFSREEPHRVVAARQGSPLIVGLGQGENFVASDAMALAGTTDQIIYLDEGDVVDLQLGRVWVVDSDGKPVQREVKTVQAHTGAAELGPYRHYMQKEIFEQPRVIGDTLEGVTGIMPELFGDGAYNVFKQIDRVLILACGTSYYSGLTAKYWIESVAKIPVNVEIASEYRYRDSVPHPNTLVVTISQSGETADTLAALKHARSLGMEHTLTICNVATSAMVRECKLAYITRAGVEVGVASTKAFTTQLAALFLLTLSLAQVNGRLSDEQEAEHLKAMRHLPVAISAVLALEPQIIAWAEDFARKENALFLGRGMHYPIALEGALKLKEISYIHAEAYPAGELKHGPLALVTDEMPVVTIAPNDALIEKLKSNMQEVRARGGQLYVFADVDSRITSGEGLHVIRLPEHYGLLSPILHVVSLQLLAYHSALARGTDVDKPRNLAKSVTVE
- a CDS encoding Lrp/AsnC family transcriptional regulator, whose protein sequence is MDEIDRRILNALQVDASQTNAELAAAVHVSPPTCLRRVKYLRETGVIEREVAIVAPEKVGPSLTAVVEISLDVQAVERMTEFEAVVAGEAAVLQCYRVAPGPDFVLVVQVADMPAYHALAHRVFTSQTNVRNVKAYFSTFRSKFETRIAV